The genomic window TAGGCGCTCTTCTGGAGAAGGAAGGCTCCGAGAAACGAACACAAGGGAGTGCAGTAGGCGGGTCGCAATAGGCCATGGGCACGTTAATGCCTAGGAAATTCAGTTTACCGGGTCTGACGGACTTTTACATGATCGAATTGGCAATGTAATTCACCCGGCTATACACCATGTACATATCATGAGGGGTTTTCTGCGATATTGTTATCTCATGGGAACAGCGGGATAGGTGTCAGGGTATCACGGGAGGTGTTAAGGAGTATGGCGGAGAAAAAAGTTTGGAACACATCAACAGCCGGCAAGATATTGTAGGGTCCGATATAAGATGACTAAGATGTTAATGCTACGCTGATTATTGTATCAAGTCATGTTTTTCGTTGCGATGGGCCATCATCACATTTACTGCGGTGCTTCACTCACTGGCTGCCGAAGAGAATCGTGACCCAGTGCAATGTGAGGACTGTACTTTGATctccaaaaaaagaaaaaaaattatacaTGTCATTGCAGATCTATCAAGTTTGGAAAAAGGTGCAGCGAGTCAAGTCAGCCCAGCTTTTGTCAATGCGAATGCCTGCGTAACAACGCCTCCCTGAGAAACCTTGCGAACCCTCGAGCAGTCGCACATTGCTTCGACTGTATCAAGTATAAATTCTGCCGCCTACGCGCGGTGACAAAGTATGAGCAATGGCTGAAATGGTTTGAACGGGAACTATGTTGTTCTAAAGAAAATACACCTCCCGGGCCGTCAATGCAAAAAAGATGCCGCGGCATCATGGGTACCCCGAAACGCCATGCTGATGCTCAACCAGAATTTCACgcaaacaaaaaaagcaaacCCTCACAGTGCAAACTCGGCATCCGCAGCGGCCCACAAGTCCATCTCCCTCCTAATCCTCATGGTTTCCGTCTCATCCCCCGCCTCGCCGGCACCCTCTTCCCCAGCAAGCTCCACGTCTCCCTGGCCAAGTTTCCCCAGGCCCTCCAGGACGCTCTTTGCCTTCTCGACCTGCATTCTTATGGCGTCGGTCTCGCTGCGCGTCTTGTCCAGGTGGTCCTGCATCATGGCGATGGCCGACTCTCGCGCCTGATGGGGCCGGTACTCGTTGAGGATGTGGTGGATGTTGATAAACAGCGTCCGCAGATCCTGAATCTTGGCTTCTGCGTGGGCGGGGTTTCGCGACAGCGTGCCGGCGAGCTCGAGGAAGTTGAGGAGCAGAGACTTGACGAGCTTCTTGAGTTCGAATGCGCGGTCGTAGTGCTTTGCGTCCTTGGAGTCGGAGAGGCCTGTGGTGGGCAGGTTGGTGATGCCTTGTTCTTCGAGGGTGGGCAGTTTATCGTCCAGCTACATGGAGGACCAGTTAGTGCCAGGAGGAGCATGAGGAGGTGGCATCTACCGTACCATGTACTGGTCGCCAAAGACTCGCCACCGTCCGTCCGATGGCTCTGGGGGCGGTTGTAGGTTCGTCAATTCTTCTGGCAAGCCGGGGATGCGGACAACGGGCGAGGAGGCATGGTCGCTGGCGCCTCCGGCAAATGCGCTCCGTAGCTCGTCGATCCGCGCTACTCTGTCCGGTGTGAAGTCTTTCCAGAAGGGAGGCGGGTTGGGAAATGTGGACGCGAGCGAGTGCGGTTCCTGTTCGGCCATTGCTGAGTGCGTCTTGCGAGGTGGAATATCTCGCCATGGTCGAATGGGAGTTGAGGTGCAGCCTTCGATGTTGCTGTTACATGTTGCGCCGGGTAAAGGCCGGGGTAAACAACCAGACATTCAATCAATGTCGCTTATTACATTCAATAGGTCAATAGTTTAGTGGACGTTTCGACCGCTAAAGAGCCAAAGCTTGACAGCTCCAGTTGCAGCTGGTGGGCGCCGAAGCCGTTCCAGGCGCCCATGcaacttgaccagacattCATGTTGAAGCAGCTGAATCCtgacgtctggtctggtgccagTGCTCAAACCAGACTCGTCAATCATCATCGTCTGACCAACCTTTCACCATCACTTGACGTCTCACACCGCTGGCTGCGCCTTTCCACTGCAATTCCTCACATGCACATTGCCCGCAATGGCCAATTGAACGCAGCGCCCAGCTGCAAAAAGACTCTGCATCACCACATTACTGCATTGCCGCAGCTCCCCCTCCCCACATGCAACCTCCATCCCTAACCTACTCCATCGTCAAACCCATCACACGACAcatctcgccgccgccatggccgacgcGAGGTCTCTCCTGCGCCAGCAAAAGGCCTCGCGGAGAATAGATCACCCTCATGCTGCCTACTCAGCCGCCGGAAAGCTGTTATGTACCCTCTGCAGAGAACAAGTCAAGGCCGAATCATTATGGGACGGCCATCTGCTCAGCCAGGGCCACAAGCACAGAGTACAGCAGAAAAAGGTCACCCAGACAACCTCAACAAGTCCAATGCCGGAGCCAGCCCCAAATGATGCCGTCCCCATTCACAAGCGGAAActtgagcccgtcgacgagcaggagcaggaCAGGGAAATGGAAGACGCCGTCCCTGTCAAGCGTAGCAAGCCTGATATCGCGCCTCTCACGGGCATAGCTTTCAACGGCACccctgctgccgccgccgccgctgctcaGGAACACGCAGCCAAGAGCGGAAGCACCAGTACGCCAGACCAAGTATACAGCGCCGGtagcaacaacagcaaagaGAGCACAAAAACGCCGCCCAACCTGATCCGCAGACTCTCCACCACGCCCTCGCAGGGCGTTGAACTCCAGATCCCGTCGCGGCCGGCAACACCCGCTCATAGAGAAGGTGGCTCGGCGTCTTCGGCCTCCGCATCAGGGGGATACTTTGCCCTCCAGTCTCAGACGGGCCCCGTGACGCCGTTGCATCGCAATGCCTCGGCCGCCAACGTCACGGGTCCAGCACCTACCGCAgcgtcagcagcagcctccgCAGCAGACAAGACGGGCTCAGCGGCCCAGCAAGTCGATGAGTCGGAATGGGCCGCCTTCGAGGCGGACATCGCTGCGGCGGAGGCGCCCTACGACCAAGGGGCAGTCATCTCCGCGCCGGCCATGACAACGGAGGAGGTAGCCGCCAAAGAggccgcagacgcagacCGCAAGGCTCAAGCAGACGTGGACATTGAGGAcgagaaggaagaggccaCCCGCGCGCTGGAAGATGAATTCGCGGAGATGAAGGAACTCGAAGCCCGGGTCAAGAGTCtcaaggagagaaggaaccagattttgaagaagagaagagagagcCAAAGTCTAGGAACTGCTCCTCCTGTCGAGGGGGCAtccttggctgcagcagcagtagATCAAAATGGTGCTGAGGAAAGAGTTTCTGGGGATGAAGaggatggcgacgacgacgacgacgatgatgatgaagaggaggatgacTGGGATGGGTTCCGGTTCCGCACATGAGGCGCATGCAGGTTTGTATTCTGGTTGAGGACTTGGCTGGCATTACGAGGACCGGTTGGCCATTGTACATTAGGGGCTATGCGTATTACATACTTGTACAATTGGACAGGAGTTTGGTTTGGAATCGGCATCGGCTGGGCGAGTGACATGTTCTACCGAAAAACTAGGCAGTCGAGATCAATGGCTTGTTTCTGGCAGAAGTTTCGTCTCCCGACTCAAATTCTTTGTGATACTCCATGGATTGATGATGTGTTGATTCAACTGCTCTGATGTTGGTGTAGCAGACATTGGCTACAGGGTTATAAAAACACGTCCTAGATACACGTCCTCCTGCCAATGATACTTAGCCACATATCAAGACATAGATAGTTCTTTGTTTTGTGCAATGGAAACGACAGTTAGAGGAACTTCAGAATATTTTTTCGATAAATTTATCAAGCCATGTTCCGTCAACTGGAATAGAATACTATCTAGCAGACAGCAAGCAAAGTGCAAGATCCCGCTTGCTATGtgaataaaataaaatctcAGGTTTCGTACAGTCGTTATACAAAAGCACTCATATCCTTCACCAAAACGCCAAGCACTTGCAACATGTCCTCAATAGTCCGAAAAAGAAGATCCCGATTAGCCGGAGTCGTAAAATTCTCAACAAAGTGGGCGATGGTCTCCCCGGCTTACACGTTCCCAGAATTTGGTCAATTTCCAAACTCGGCCAACTCCTCTACTCTCATGCCATCGTCTCAGCTCCTCCTCTCGTTCTCTTACTTCGCCCTTCCATTTTGCCGCAATCCAACGTCGGAGTTCGTCCTTGactttttccttttcaacCGCCTTCCTTTTCGCCACCAATGCTGGCGCAATAAGAACCGACGACATACCAGGTACGCACTCCTTTGGGAGCACACATCGCTGAACAAGAGCCTCGGCAGACGGACGAGCCGCGAGTCTTCTGGACAGGCGAATAGAGACGAGTGACCAGGCCAAACGGCGAGATACAACGGAGGTATGCGTCAGAAAGATGGAACGAGAAATGAGTTCCGCCACTGTAGGTCGAGTAGGAGATGAAAGTAATGGGGGCAAGACTTGTCGAGTGCGTCGAAGCCGGTAGTGATGAAGAATAGGAGCCAAGGACAAACTTCTAAGGAGATGACTAGTCTATAATTACACGTTAATTAGTCAGAGCGAGGAACGTCGGTAGCGGAAATAGGAACACGATCACTTCTAGATACAATTCTAAACTGATCTGCCCGGACACTGTCAAAATAGAAGTTGTAGAAGAATAGTAAGAAAACGGATATACATCACGAAGCAC from Metarhizium brunneum chromosome 2, complete sequence includes these protein-coding regions:
- the MED7 gene encoding Mediator of RNA polymerase II transcription subunit 7; its protein translation is MAEQEPHSLASTFPNPPPFWKDFTPDRVARIDELRSAFAGGASDHASSPVVRIPGLPEELTNLQPPPEPSDGRWRVFGDQYMLDDKLPTLEEQGITNLPTTGLSDSKDAKHYDRAFELKKLVKSLLLNFLELAGTLSRNPAHAEAKIQDLRTLFINIHHILNEYRPHQARESAIAMMQDHLDKTRSETDAIRMQVEKAKSVLEGLGKLGQGDVELAGEEGAGEAGDETETMRIRREMDLWAAADAEFAL